The following are encoded together in the Thiobacillus sp. SCUT-2 genome:
- the infC gene encoding translation initiation factor IF-3, with product MTFLPGRPAPGFGFGERLIATEKKQTRINGEITAPEVRLVGTEGEQLGIVKLYDALRQAEDADLDLVEIAPTAQPPVCKIMDYGKFKYQESKKQHEAKLKQKQVQIKEVKFRPGTDEGDYQIKLRNLIRFLEDGDKTKVTLRFRGREMAHQEIGMEQLKRVSADLAELAVVEQFPKMEGRQLVMMLAPKKK from the coding sequence TTGACCTTTTTGCCCGGGCGCCCCGCGCCGGGTTTTGGATTTGGAGAACGGCTCATCGCGACAGAAAAGAAGCAGACACGCATCAACGGCGAAATTACGGCGCCCGAAGTGCGTTTGGTCGGTACCGAAGGCGAGCAGCTCGGCATCGTGAAACTCTACGATGCGCTGCGCCAGGCGGAAGACGCAGACCTGGACCTGGTGGAAATTGCACCGACGGCACAGCCGCCCGTGTGCAAGATCATGGACTACGGCAAGTTCAAGTACCAGGAAAGCAAGAAGCAGCACGAGGCCAAGCTCAAGCAGAAGCAGGTCCAGATCAAGGAAGTGAAGTTCCGTCCGGGAACGGACGAGGGCGACTACCAGATCAAGCTGCGCAACCTGATCCGCTTCCTCGAGGACGGCGACAAGACCAAGGTGACCCTGCGTTTTCGCGGCCGCGAAATGGCCCACCAGGAAATCGGCATGGAACAGCTGAAGCGCGTGTCGGCCGACCTCGCCGAACTCGCGGTGGTCGAGCAGTTTCCCAAGATGGAAGGCCGCCAGCTCGTGATGATGCTGGCGCCGAAGAAGAAGTAA
- the thrS gene encoding threonine--tRNA ligase: MVNVTLPDGSVRPFEGPVTVAQVAASIGAGLAKAALAGKVDGKLVDTSHLIDRDVQLAIVTAKDAEALDLIRHDAAHVMAQAVQELYPGTQVTIGPAIEDGFYYDFARATPFTPEDLEKIEKRMDEIVKRDLPIQREVWEREEAMRVFAELGETYKVQIIDEVIPKGEELSIYRQGEWFDVCRGPHLPSTGKLPRAFKLMKLAGAYWRGDSKNAMLQRIYGTAWAKKEDLEAYLHRLEEAEKRDHRRLAKQLDLLHMQDEAPGMVFWHPKGWIVWQQIEQYMRQKFVEYGYQEVRTPAVMDRTLWEKSGHWDNYRDNMFTTASENRDYAVKPMNCPGHVQIFNSGLHSYRELPLRLAEFGSCHRNEPSGALHGIMRVRGFTQDDAHIFCMEEQVEQEVADFIVMLQKVYADFGFHDVLVKLSTRPEKRVGSDESWDRAEAALAAALEKNNLPFDLQPGEGAFYGPKIEFTLKDTLGRLWQCGTIQLDFNLPVRLGAEFVAEDNSRKIPVMLHRAILGSMERFIGILIEHHAGNFPLWLAPVQVMVMNISERQEAYAQQVTQALRAAGIRAASDLSNNKITYKIREHSLQKLPYLVVVGDKEMEAGAAAVRARGNQDLGQLGLEDFIARVKAETLARQ, encoded by the coding sequence ATGGTCAACGTCACGCTTCCCGATGGTTCGGTCCGCCCATTCGAGGGCCCCGTCACGGTCGCGCAGGTCGCGGCGAGCATCGGTGCCGGTCTTGCCAAGGCCGCGCTCGCCGGCAAGGTCGACGGCAAGCTGGTCGACACCAGCCACCTGATCGACCGCGACGTGCAGCTCGCCATCGTTACCGCCAAGGATGCCGAGGCGCTCGACCTGATCCGCCATGACGCGGCCCACGTGATGGCGCAGGCGGTGCAGGAACTCTATCCGGGCACCCAGGTGACGATCGGCCCGGCGATCGAGGACGGCTTCTACTACGACTTCGCGCGCGCTACGCCCTTCACCCCGGAAGACCTGGAGAAGATCGAGAAGCGCATGGACGAGATCGTCAAGCGCGACCTGCCGATCCAGCGCGAGGTGTGGGAGCGCGAGGAGGCGATGAGGGTGTTTGCCGAACTCGGCGAAACCTACAAGGTGCAGATCATCGACGAGGTGATTCCCAAGGGCGAGGAGCTCTCGATCTACCGCCAGGGCGAGTGGTTCGACGTCTGCCGTGGCCCGCATCTTCCCTCCACCGGCAAGCTGCCGCGCGCGTTCAAGCTGATGAAGCTGGCCGGCGCCTACTGGCGCGGCGATTCGAAGAACGCGATGCTGCAGCGCATCTATGGCACCGCGTGGGCGAAGAAGGAGGACCTCGAGGCCTACCTGCACCGGCTGGAAGAGGCCGAGAAGCGCGACCACCGCCGGTTGGCGAAGCAGCTCGACCTCCTGCACATGCAGGACGAGGCGCCGGGCATGGTTTTCTGGCATCCCAAGGGCTGGATCGTGTGGCAGCAGATCGAGCAGTACATGCGGCAGAAGTTCGTCGAATACGGCTACCAGGAAGTGCGCACCCCGGCGGTGATGGACCGCACGCTTTGGGAGAAGTCGGGCCACTGGGACAACTACCGCGACAACATGTTCACGACGGCGTCGGAGAACCGCGACTACGCGGTGAAACCGATGAACTGCCCGGGCCACGTGCAGATCTTCAACAGCGGCCTGCATTCCTACCGCGAGCTGCCGCTGCGCCTGGCCGAATTCGGCTCCTGCCATCGCAACGAGCCCTCGGGCGCGCTGCACGGCATCATGCGCGTGCGCGGCTTCACGCAGGACGACGCCCACATCTTCTGCATGGAAGAGCAGGTCGAGCAGGAGGTGGCGGATTTCATCGTGATGCTGCAGAAGGTCTACGCCGACTTCGGCTTCCACGACGTGCTGGTCAAGCTCTCCACCCGGCCGGAGAAGCGCGTCGGCTCGGACGAGAGCTGGGACCGCGCCGAGGCCGCGCTCGCCGCCGCGCTCGAGAAGAACAATCTGCCCTTCGACCTGCAGCCGGGCGAAGGCGCATTCTATGGCCCCAAGATCGAGTTCACGCTCAAGGACACGCTCGGCCGCCTGTGGCAGTGCGGCACGATCCAGCTCGACTTCAACCTGCCGGTGCGCCTCGGCGCCGAGTTCGTCGCCGAGGACAACAGCCGCAAGATCCCGGTCATGCTGCACCGCGCCATCCTCGGCTCGATGGAGCGCTTCATCGGCATCCTGATCGAGCACCACGCCGGTAACTTCCCGCTGTGGCTGGCGCCGGTGCAGGTCATGGTGATGAACATCAGCGAGCGCCAGGAGGCCTATGCGCAGCAGGTGACCCAGGCACTGCGCGCAGCCGGCATCCGCGCGGCATCGGACTTGAGCAATAACAAAATTACCTATAAAATTCGAGAACATAGCTTGCAGAAGCTGCCTTATCTGGTCGTCGTCGGCGACAAGGAAATGGAAGCCGGTGCGGCCGCAGTGCGCGCCCGCGGCAACCAGGACCTGGGGCAGCTCGGTTTGGAAGACTTCATTGCGCGCGTGAAAGCGGAAACGCTGGCGCGCCAGTAA
- the thpR gene encoding RNA 2',3'-cyclic phosphodiesterase: MAEPEPGAPPPERRETLRLFFALWPDEVTRDALNRAGKWLHQHWGGRRTRADTLHITLAFLGSTPTGQLDALLACGDAVAAGRFELVLDQAGYWRHNRIGWLGASQTPTQHVELVEALNAALRASDFSVDPRPHVPHVTLLRNSRGGDVPNCEPVRWSVADFVLVRSVTDPEGAHYEVLRRWPLA; encoded by the coding sequence GTGGCTGAGCCCGAACCGGGCGCGCCGCCACCCGAACGCCGCGAGACGCTGCGGCTTTTCTTCGCCCTGTGGCCGGACGAGGTCACGCGCGACGCGCTCAACCGTGCGGGGAAATGGCTGCACCAGCACTGGGGTGGCCGGCGCACGCGGGCCGACACGCTGCACATCACGCTCGCTTTTCTCGGCAGCACGCCGACCGGCCAGCTGGACGCGCTCCTCGCCTGCGGCGACGCCGTCGCCGCCGGGCGCTTCGAGCTGGTCCTCGACCAGGCCGGCTACTGGCGGCACAACCGCATCGGCTGGCTGGGCGCCAGCCAGACCCCGACGCAGCATGTCGAACTGGTCGAGGCGCTGAACGCCGCGCTGCGGGCGAGCGATTTTTCCGTCGACCCGCGCCCGCACGTTCCGCACGTGACCTTGCTGCGCAATTCACGCGGTGGCGACGTGCCGAACTGCGAGCCGGTGCGCTGGTCCGTCGCGGACTTCGTGCTGGTGCGCTCCGTCACCGACCCCGAAGGTGCGCATTACGAGGTGCTCCGGCGCTGGCCGCTGGCCTGA
- the ispF gene encoding 2-C-methyl-D-erythritol 2,4-cyclodiphosphate synthase, whose amino-acid sequence MADIRVGHGFDVHAFAANRKLIVGGVEIPYERGLAGHSDADVLLHAICDALLGAAGLGDIGRHFPDTDMAFAGIDSRILLRRVAEQLRERGWQAANVDATIIAQAPRMAPHIARMTAHIADDLGIAFDRVNVKATTTEKLGFTGRGEGIAAEAVCLIERG is encoded by the coding sequence ATGGCTGACATCCGAGTCGGGCACGGCTTCGACGTGCACGCGTTCGCCGCGAACCGCAAGCTCATCGTCGGGGGCGTCGAGATTCCCTACGAGCGGGGGCTGGCCGGTCATTCGGATGCCGACGTGCTGCTGCATGCCATCTGCGACGCGCTGCTCGGCGCCGCCGGGCTGGGCGACATCGGTCGCCATTTCCCCGACACCGACATGGCGTTCGCGGGCATCGACAGCCGCATCCTGCTGCGGCGCGTGGCCGAACAGCTGCGCGAACGGGGCTGGCAGGCCGCCAACGTCGACGCCACGATCATCGCGCAGGCACCCAGGATGGCGCCGCACATCGCCCGCATGACCGCGCACATCGCCGACGATCTCGGCATTGCGTTCGACCGCGTCAACGTCAAGGCGACCACCACCGAGAAACTCGGCTTTACCGGGCGCGGGGAAGGCATCGCGGCCGAGGCCGTGTGCCTGATCGAGCGTGGCTGA
- the ispD gene encoding 2-C-methyl-D-erythritol 4-phosphate cytidylyltransferase yields the protein MSRFHALVPAAGSGSRMGSARPKQYLELNGRPVIAHALAALARDSRVDRLVVVLSPGDEWWETCDWSSWGERLQVLRCGGATRAETVLNGLEAIAGWCGADDWVLVHDAARPCLPAGALGRLIDSAAHDPVGGLLAVPVADTLKRADSESRVAATVPRAGLWQAQTPQMFRHAQLRDALRQAGADMTDEASAIEQLGLRPRLVECDSRNLKVTYPQDLRLASLILEHLNG from the coding sequence ATGAGCCGCTTCCACGCCCTCGTCCCGGCCGCCGGCAGCGGATCGCGCATGGGCAGCGCCCGCCCCAAGCAATATCTCGAGCTGAACGGCCGACCCGTGATCGCGCATGCACTGGCCGCGCTCGCGCGCGACAGCCGCGTCGACCGCCTGGTCGTCGTGCTGTCGCCGGGCGATGAATGGTGGGAGACCTGCGACTGGTCGTCGTGGGGAGAACGGCTGCAGGTGCTGCGCTGCGGCGGAGCGACCCGCGCGGAGACCGTGCTGAACGGACTGGAGGCGATCGCCGGCTGGTGCGGCGCCGACGATTGGGTGCTGGTGCACGACGCGGCACGGCCCTGCCTGCCGGCCGGGGCGCTCGGCCGCCTCATCGACAGCGCGGCACACGATCCGGTCGGCGGCCTGCTGGCGGTGCCGGTCGCCGACACGCTCAAGCGTGCCGACAGCGAATCGCGGGTGGCGGCGACGGTGCCGCGCGCCGGCCTGTGGCAGGCGCAGACTCCGCAGATGTTCCGCCACGCGCAGCTGCGCGACGCGCTGCGGCAGGCCGGCGCCGACATGACCGACGAGGCGTCCGCGATCGAGCAGCTCGGCCTGCGCCCGCGCCTGGTCGAATGCGACAGCCGCAACCTCAAAGTGACCTATCCCCAGGACCTGCGCCTGGCGAGCCTCATCCTGGAGCACCTGAATGGCTGA
- a CDS encoding DNA translocase FtsK: protein MARPASRSSTPLSPRMQRLLGEARALLVGCAALFLTAILLTHNAADPGFSTTGDGGALHNFGGRFGAWLSDLLLLLFGMSAWWWVVLAAAYVVHTFRHLEEAPLASGRQRWVRLGGFALLLVGSGGIEWLRTWHWAVTLPDAHGGALGAAVGAAAGTLLGFTGGSLVLLLMMAVGFSLFTGTSWLTMAERTGAAVEWSWWKAIDTWQARRDRKLGEMAVQKREAKLTVEKKKRVEAPPIRIEPVVKAVPQSERAVTEKQAPLFSDLPDSPLPPLHLLDPADEAVETASPEALEFTSLMIERKLAEFGVEVKVVSASPGPVITRYEIEPATGVKGSQIVNLAKDLARTLSVISIRVVEAIPGKHTMGLEIPNPKRQIVRLSEILGSKAYHDSASPLTVTLGKDIAGNPMVADLGKMPHLLVAGTTGSGKSVGVNAMILSLVYKSDPSTVRMIMVDPKMLELSIYEGIPHLLAPVVTDMKQAASALNWCVAEMERRYKLMSAVGVRNLAGYNQKVRDAKKAGTPLTHPFSLTPDNPEPLETLPTIVVVIDELADLMMVVGKKVEELIARLAQKARAAGIHLILATQRPSVDVITGLIKANIPTRIAFQVSSKIDSRTILDQMGAEALLGQGDMLYLPPGTGLPQRVHGAFVSDNEVHRVVDYLKSLGEPDYVEGVLESPEEDGEGGEFGEPGAEADPLYDQAVAYVLKSRRASISSVQRQLRIGYNRAARMIEDMERAGLVSAMQSNGNRDVLAPSGES, encoded by the coding sequence ATGGCGCGACCCGCTTCCCGTTCCTCGACGCCCTTGTCGCCCCGCATGCAGCGCCTGCTGGGTGAAGCCCGTGCCTTGCTGGTCGGCTGTGCCGCGCTGTTTCTGACCGCCATCCTGCTGACCCACAACGCGGCGGACCCGGGCTTCAGCACGACGGGCGACGGCGGGGCACTGCACAATTTCGGCGGGCGGTTCGGCGCCTGGCTCTCCGACCTGCTGCTGCTGCTGTTCGGCATGTCGGCATGGTGGTGGGTGGTGCTCGCCGCCGCCTACGTCGTCCACACCTTCCGGCATCTCGAGGAAGCGCCGCTGGCGAGCGGCCGCCAGCGCTGGGTCCGGCTGGGCGGCTTCGCGCTGCTGCTGGTGGGGAGCGGCGGCATCGAATGGCTGCGCACCTGGCACTGGGCCGTGACGCTGCCGGACGCGCACGGCGGCGCGCTTGGCGCCGCGGTCGGCGCGGCGGCGGGGACGCTGCTCGGCTTCACCGGCGGGTCGCTGGTGCTGCTGCTGATGATGGCGGTCGGCTTCAGCCTGTTCACCGGCACGTCGTGGCTGACCATGGCCGAGCGTACCGGTGCCGCCGTGGAATGGTCCTGGTGGAAGGCGATCGACACCTGGCAGGCGCGCCGCGACCGCAAGCTGGGCGAGATGGCCGTTCAGAAGCGCGAGGCGAAGCTCACGGTGGAAAAGAAGAAGCGCGTCGAGGCGCCGCCGATCCGTATCGAGCCGGTGGTGAAGGCCGTGCCGCAATCCGAGCGCGCCGTCACCGAAAAGCAGGCACCGCTGTTCTCCGATCTGCCGGATTCGCCGCTGCCGCCGCTGCACCTGCTCGATCCCGCCGACGAGGCGGTGGAGACGGCGAGCCCGGAGGCACTGGAGTTCACCTCGCTGATGATCGAGCGCAAGCTCGCCGAGTTCGGCGTGGAAGTGAAGGTGGTGTCGGCGTCGCCCGGCCCGGTGATCACCCGTTACGAGATCGAGCCCGCGACCGGGGTCAAGGGCAGCCAGATCGTCAACCTGGCGAAGGATCTCGCGCGCACGCTGTCGGTGATCAGCATCCGCGTGGTCGAGGCGATCCCCGGCAAGCACACGATGGGGCTGGAGATTCCGAACCCCAAGCGGCAGATCGTGCGGCTGTCCGAGATCCTCGGATCCAAGGCCTACCACGACAGCGCGAGCCCGCTCACCGTCACGCTCGGCAAGGACATCGCCGGCAACCCGATGGTTGCCGATCTCGGCAAGATGCCGCATCTGCTGGTCGCCGGCACCACCGGCTCGGGCAAGTCGGTCGGCGTCAACGCGATGATCCTGTCGCTGGTGTACAAGTCCGACCCGTCGACCGTGCGCATGATCATGGTCGACCCCAAGATGCTCGAGCTTTCCATCTACGAAGGCATTCCGCACCTGCTGGCGCCGGTCGTCACCGACATGAAGCAGGCGGCGAGCGCGCTCAACTGGTGCGTCGCCGAGATGGAGCGCCGCTACAAGCTGATGTCGGCGGTCGGCGTGCGCAATCTCGCAGGCTACAACCAGAAGGTGCGCGACGCGAAGAAGGCCGGCACGCCGCTGACCCATCCGTTCAGCCTGACCCCGGACAATCCCGAGCCGCTCGAGACGCTGCCGACGATCGTGGTGGTGATCGACGAGCTGGCCGACCTGATGATGGTCGTCGGCAAGAAGGTCGAGGAGCTGATCGCGCGGCTCGCCCAGAAGGCCCGCGCGGCCGGCATCCACCTGATCCTCGCCACGCAGCGGCCGTCGGTCGACGTCATCACCGGCCTCATCAAGGCGAACATTCCGACGCGCATCGCGTTCCAGGTGTCGTCCAAGATCGACTCGCGCACGATCCTCGACCAGATGGGCGCCGAGGCGCTCCTCGGACAGGGCGACATGCTCTACCTGCCGCCCGGCACCGGCCTGCCGCAGCGCGTGCACGGTGCCTTCGTGTCGGACAACGAGGTGCATCGCGTCGTCGACTACCTGAAGTCGCTGGGCGAGCCCGACTATGTCGAAGGCGTGCTCGAGTCGCCGGAGGAGGACGGCGAGGGCGGGGAATTCGGCGAGCCCGGCGCGGAAGCCGACCCGCTCTATGACCAGGCGGTGGCCTACGTGCTGAAGTCGCGCCGCGCCTCGATTTCGTCGGTGCAGCGCCAGCTGCGCATCGGCTACAACCGCGCCGCGCGCATGATCGAGGACATGGAGCGGGCGGGCCTCGTCTCGGCGATGCAGTCGAACGGCAACCGCGACGTCCTCGCGCCCAGCGGCGAGTCATGA
- the trxB gene encoding thioredoxin-disulfide reductase translates to MSTAHHKLIILGSGPAGYSAAVYAARANLSPVVITGMQQGGQLMTTTDVDNWPGDVDGVQGPELMDRLQRHAERFNTEIIFDQIHTAKLTERPFTLIGDSGTYTCDALIIATGASAMYLGLPSEQAFMGKGVSGCATCDGFFYKGQDVAVIGGGNTAVEEALYLANIAKHVTLVHRRDSFKAEKIMVDHLMEKVKEGKITLALDSTLDEVLGDKTGVTGMRIKSTKDGTTRDIALTGIFIAIGHKPNTGIFEGQLELEGGYIVTRSGRAGNATATSIEGVFAAGDVQDHIYKQAVTSAGTGCMAALDAERYLDALGKTK, encoded by the coding sequence ATGAGCACCGCACATCACAAACTGATCATCCTCGGTTCCGGCCCCGCCGGATATTCCGCCGCGGTCTACGCCGCGCGCGCCAATCTCTCGCCCGTCGTGATCACCGGCATGCAGCAGGGTGGCCAGCTGATGACCACCACCGATGTCGACAACTGGCCTGGCGACGTCGACGGCGTGCAGGGTCCCGAGCTGATGGATCGCCTGCAGCGCCACGCCGAGCGCTTCAACACCGAGATCATCTTCGACCAGATCCACACCGCCAAGCTGACCGAGAGGCCCTTCACGCTGATCGGCGATTCCGGCACCTATACCTGCGATGCGCTCATCATCGCCACCGGCGCCTCGGCCATGTACCTCGGCCTGCCCTCCGAACAGGCCTTCATGGGCAAGGGCGTGTCGGGCTGCGCCACCTGCGACGGCTTCTTCTACAAGGGCCAGGACGTGGCGGTCATCGGCGGCGGCAATACCGCGGTCGAGGAAGCGCTGTATCTGGCCAACATCGCGAAGCACGTCACCCTGGTGCACCGCCGCGACAGCTTCAAGGCCGAGAAGATCATGGTCGACCACCTGATGGAGAAGGTGAAGGAAGGCAAGATCACGCTCGCGCTCGACAGCACGCTGGACGAAGTGCTGGGCGACAAGACCGGCGTGACCGGCATGCGCATCAAGAGCACCAAGGACGGCACGACCCGCGACATCGCGCTCACCGGCATCTTCATCGCCATCGGCCACAAGCCCAACACCGGCATCTTCGAGGGCCAGCTCGAGCTCGAAGGCGGCTACATCGTCACCCGCTCGGGCCGCGCCGGCAACGCCACCGCGACCAGCATCGAGGGCGTGTTCGCCGCCGGCGACGTGCAGGATCACATCTACAAGCAGGCCGTCACCAGCGCCGGCACGGGGTGCATGGCCGCGCTCGACGCCGAGCGCTACCTCGACGCGCTGGGCAAGACCAAGTGA
- a CDS encoding Smr/MutS family protein, with the protein MKRSRSALAPASFEALARVRRTLREAAAQPAASHAPPHKPHPPVDGPLLFRRAVADAIPLPPSGRAELARPRPQPVARQRRADERQVLVDVLADPWDWEAAVSTGEELFFARPGVPTAAVRKLRRGGWVIRGELDLHGHTGEEARIALATFLNRCMIEDRRCVRIIHGKGLGSKNRLPVLKNKVRHWLMQREDVLAFCQARAVDGGSGAVIVLLKSSTR; encoded by the coding sequence ATGAAGCGCAGCCGCAGCGCGCTCGCGCCTGCCTCGTTCGAGGCGCTGGCGCGCGTGCGCCGCACGCTGCGCGAGGCGGCCGCGCAGCCCGCCGCATCGCACGCGCCGCCACACAAACCGCACCCGCCTGTCGACGGTCCGCTGCTGTTCCGCCGCGCCGTCGCCGACGCGATTCCCCTGCCGCCGTCCGGCCGCGCCGAGCTTGCACGCCCGCGCCCCCAACCCGTCGCGCGGCAGCGGCGCGCCGACGAGCGGCAGGTGCTGGTCGACGTGCTCGCCGACCCGTGGGACTGGGAGGCCGCCGTCTCCACCGGCGAGGAGCTCTTCTTCGCCCGTCCCGGCGTGCCCACTGCAGCCGTCCGCAAGCTCCGGCGCGGCGGCTGGGTCATCCGCGGCGAACTCGACCTGCACGGCCACACGGGGGAAGAGGCGCGCATCGCGCTGGCGACCTTTCTCAACCGCTGCATGATCGAGGACCGCCGCTGCGTGCGCATCATCCACGGCAAGGGACTCGGCTCGAAGAACCGCCTTCCGGTGCTGAAAAACAAGGTGCGCCACTGGCTGATGCAGCGCGAGGACGTGCTCGCCTTCTGCCAGGCGCGCGCCGTCGACGGCGGCAGCGGTGCCGTCATCGTGCTGCTGAAATCCTCAACCCGTTAA
- a CDS encoding peroxiredoxin has product MSEPVITDFELPSTGNTTFKLSAQRGKNVVVYFYPKDNTSGCTLEGQEFRDLYPDFGKANTIVVGVSRDSLKSHEGFKAAHGFPFELLADTDETACELFKVMKLKNMYGKQVRGIERSTFVFDKDGKLVKSWRGLKAPGHAAEVLAFVQTL; this is encoded by the coding sequence ATGAGCGAACCCGTCATCACCGATTTCGAACTGCCGTCGACCGGCAACACCACCTTCAAGCTTTCCGCCCAGCGCGGCAAGAACGTCGTCGTGTATTTCTATCCCAAGGACAACACCTCCGGCTGCACGCTCGAAGGCCAGGAATTCCGCGACCTTTACCCCGACTTCGGCAAGGCGAACACGATCGTCGTCGGCGTCTCGCGCGACAGCCTGAAGTCACACGAAGGCTTCAAGGCTGCCCACGGCTTTCCCTTCGAACTGCTCGCCGACACCGACGAGACGGCTTGCGAACTGTTCAAGGTGATGAAGCTGAAGAACATGTACGGCAAGCAGGTGCGCGGCATCGAGCGCAGCACCTTCGTGTTCGACAAGGACGGGAAGCTGGTGAAAAGCTGGCGCGGCCTGAAGGCGCCGGGACATGCGGCCGAGGTGCTGGCGTTCGTGCAGACGCTTTGA
- a CDS encoding ATP-dependent DNA helicase, with translation MVDLKHLFSPEGPCAAALPGWRARPQQLAMAEAVERAVADRQVLLAEAGTGTGKTLAYLIPALLSGGKVVISTGTKALQDQLFHRDLPAARRALKSPVKVALLKGRANYVCHHHLQRNLADGRFTQRDDAAWLQKIARFAETSSSGDRAEAEGIPEDANAWHYAVSSRDTCLGSECSHFKDCFVMQARKNALDAEVVVVNHHLFFADLWLKDEGVAELLPACNTVVLDEAHQLAETAAQFFGETVSVGQLLDLAGDSKRVAAVKAGDFPALRRAAEDLARAARDLRLVFPQNPLKATAADLARYEKWPDALKHMRAALDDLAKLLETQAERDADLKNCFERAQNVQATLASWQRDDEPDHPRVRWLETTPSSLLLHATPLSVGAMFGAKLTERAQAWVLTSATLAVGGDFTHLKTRLGIEEAATLCVDSPFDYPRQGVLYVPQGLPAPNTPEFTEAVVNAALPVLEISRGRAFILFTSLRALDKARDLLEAAFKFRGWDYPLLVQGEAPKNELLARFQQAGNAVLLGSQSFWEGVDVPGDALSVVIIDKLPFQPPDDPVVAARIAHLEKSGGKPFMDYQLPHAAITLKQGAGRLIRTETDRGVLMICDTRLADKPYGRLLLNALPAMTRTRKLEVVERFFAAERKGRVAAPAGGK, from the coding sequence ATGGTCGACCTGAAACACCTCTTCTCGCCTGAGGGGCCGTGCGCCGCGGCCTTGCCGGGCTGGCGCGCGCGGCCGCAGCAGCTGGCCATGGCCGAGGCGGTCGAACGGGCGGTCGCGGACAGGCAGGTGCTGCTCGCCGAGGCGGGCACCGGCACCGGCAAGACCCTGGCCTACCTGATTCCGGCGCTGCTCTCGGGCGGCAAGGTCGTCATCTCGACCGGAACCAAGGCGCTGCAGGACCAGCTCTTCCACCGCGACCTGCCGGCGGCGCGCCGCGCCCTGAAGTCGCCGGTCAAGGTCGCGCTGCTGAAGGGGCGCGCCAATTACGTCTGTCACCATCACCTGCAGCGCAACCTCGCCGACGGCCGCTTCACCCAGCGCGACGACGCGGCCTGGCTGCAGAAGATCGCGCGCTTCGCCGAGACCAGCTCGAGCGGCGATCGTGCCGAAGCCGAGGGGATTCCCGAGGACGCCAACGCCTGGCATTACGCGGTATCGAGCCGCGACACCTGTCTCGGCAGCGAGTGCAGCCACTTCAAGGACTGCTTCGTGATGCAGGCGCGCAAGAACGCGCTCGACGCCGAGGTCGTCGTGGTCAACCATCACCTGTTCTTCGCCGACCTGTGGCTGAAGGACGAAGGGGTCGCCGAGTTGCTGCCCGCGTGCAACACCGTGGTCCTCGACGAGGCGCACCAGCTTGCCGAGACTGCGGCGCAGTTTTTCGGCGAGACGGTGTCGGTCGGACAGTTGCTCGATCTGGCCGGTGACAGCAAGCGCGTCGCGGCGGTGAAGGCGGGCGACTTCCCGGCCTTGCGCCGCGCCGCCGAGGACCTGGCCAGAGCCGCGCGCGACCTGCGCCTGGTGTTCCCGCAGAATCCGCTCAAGGCGACCGCGGCGGACCTGGCGCGCTACGAAAAATGGCCGGATGCCCTGAAGCACATGCGCGCGGCGCTCGACGACCTGGCGAAGCTGCTGGAGACGCAGGCCGAGCGCGACGCCGACCTGAAGAACTGCTTCGAGCGCGCCCAGAACGTGCAGGCGACACTGGCCAGCTGGCAGCGCGACGACGAACCCGACCATCCGCGCGTGCGCTGGCTCGAAACGACGCCAAGCTCGCTGCTGCTGCACGCCACGCCGCTGTCGGTCGGCGCGATGTTCGGCGCCAAGCTCACCGAGCGCGCGCAGGCGTGGGTCCTGACCTCGGCCACGCTTGCGGTAGGCGGCGACTTCACCCACCTGAAGACGCGGCTCGGCATCGAGGAGGCCGCCACGCTCTGCGTCGACAGCCCCTTCGACTACCCGCGCCAGGGCGTGCTCTACGTGCCGCAGGGGCTGCCCGCGCCCAACACGCCCGAATTCACCGAGGCGGTCGTGAATGCCGCGCTGCCGGTGCTGGAAATCAGCCGGGGCCGCGCCTTCATCCTCTTCACCAGCCTGCGTGCGCTCGACAAGGCCCGCGACCTGCTCGAAGCCGCGTTCAAGTTCCGCGGCTGGGACTACCCGCTTCTGGTGCAGGGCGAGGCGCCGAAGAACGAGCTGCTCGCCCGCTTCCAGCAGGCCGGCAACGCCGTGCTGCTCGGCAGCCAGAGCTTCTGGGAAGGCGTCGACGTGCCCGGCGATGCGCTGTCGGTGGTCATCATCGACAAGCTGCCGTTCCAGCCGCCGGATGACCCCGTCGTCGCCGCGCGCATCGCGCATCTGGAGAAGAGCGGCGGCAAGCCCTTCATGGACTACCAGCTGCCGCATGCCGCGATCACGCTCAAACAGGGCGCCGGGCGGCTGATCCGCACCGAGACCGACCGCGGCGTCTTGATGATCTGCGACACCCGGCTGGCGGACAAGCCGTATGGGCGCTTGTTGCTGAATGCGCTGCCGGCGATGACGCGGACGAGGAAGCTGGAGGTGGTGGAGCGGTTCTTTGCGGCGGAGCGGAAGGGGCGGGTGGCTGCGCCCGCTGGGGGGAAATAG